In one Sulfurospirillum tamanense genomic region, the following are encoded:
- a CDS encoding phosphoadenylyl-sulfate reductase produces the protein MKDKIVIWREATQGKTTQEVLDYFLNTLHVKIAFASSLGVEDQVLSDLLYKTHPNPRIFTLDTGRLPAETYALLEKTRTYYGKPLEVFFPKAELVEPLVSEKGMFSFYASIKERKACCYVRKIEPLKRALAGLEVWMTGLRRAQSVTREKMECIEWDEANGLVKLNPLIEWSEEEVWEYVRTHNVPVNALHAKGYPSIGCAPCTRAVKEGEDVRSGRWWWENPEHKECGLHAK, from the coding sequence ATGAAAGATAAAATCGTCATTTGGCGCGAGGCAACCCAAGGAAAAACCACCCAAGAGGTGTTGGACTACTTTTTAAATACCTTACATGTAAAGATTGCTTTTGCCTCTTCTTTGGGCGTGGAAGACCAGGTGTTGAGTGATTTGTTGTACAAGACCCATCCCAATCCACGCATTTTCACCCTCGACACAGGCCGACTTCCCGCTGAAACCTACGCGCTTTTGGAAAAAACACGCACCTATTATGGCAAACCCCTAGAAGTGTTTTTTCCCAAAGCCGAGTTGGTAGAGCCTTTGGTGAGTGAAAAAGGGATGTTTAGCTTTTACGCGTCCATTAAAGAGCGTAAGGCCTGTTGCTATGTGCGTAAAATCGAACCGCTAAAACGCGCCCTTGCGGGGCTTGAGGTGTGGATGACGGGCCTTCGCCGCGCCCAGTCGGTCACAAGGGAGAAGATGGAATGCATCGAATGGGACGAGGCCAATGGCCTTGTGAAGCTCAATCCGCTCATCGAGTGGAGCGAAGAAGAAGTGTGGGAATACGTGCGCACCCACAACGTGCCAGTGAACGCCTTGCACGCCAAAGGGTACCCAAGCATCGGATGTGCGCCTTGTACCCGTGCGGTTAAGGAGGGCGAAGACGTGCGTAGTGGCAGATGGTGGTGGGAAAATCCTGAACATAAAGAGTGTGGATTACACGCAAAATAG
- a CDS encoding sulfurtransferase TusA family protein, whose protein sequence is MSHFPHQIHEDFARFKEQHAAYLRGDLDALAFKTMRVPFGVYEQREADTYMVRIKLPGGKITPAQLRQVALLAKEYAHEHLHITTRGGVQLHNVNITSIIDIMSALHEVGLTGRGGGGNTVRNITADPLAGIAQDEAFDLSLHVKALSEKILASTDSYNLPRKYKIAFSSSEADRAHATISDVGFIAKVKDGQCGFALYVAGGMGAKSRLGSLFAEFIPEKEIHLYTQAIKQVFDRHGNRKNKHAARLRFLIEELGEESFRAHVEEELANVKAKGGWEIDLVSSPSVPEKLIPFTPPASHEAWWNRYVFSQKQAGLFGCKVPIYLGDIHFEHALKFADALEAIGEDVVRFNSDQNLYVRNLTPEQLLNLHEVITLLSPDSKLPTLFGDMVACTGAATCQLGIARPRGAVEAIHERLAGVQERYGELDGFKIHLSGCPNSCGKHLVADLGFFGKVARNEGYSYPAYNVVAGGSITGLGSAFAIKCGSVAAFFVPAFVEAVLEEWRKHVKQHASFHAWVTQAGGAKILETILEQFQEVPSFKKDKNPYFDYNCEELFSLKGRGTGECSAGMYDLIESDKKALQTALKEGSTDYKNIRFLSARMLLVTRGEDARDEVRALELFKKHFIETTLLNAYFGTLLEGEADERAVELAEEVLKLYERMDHTFHFAGAKTAQAPNVAEAPKAAFSAVLEKDYRGVACPMNFVKTKNDLSKMQKGEVLEILLDDGAPIDNVPRSVQSEGHKVEILGKEGEAWRVRIIKA, encoded by the coding sequence ATGAGCCATTTTCCACACCAAATCCATGAGGATTTTGCGAGATTTAAAGAACAACATGCCGCCTATTTGCGCGGTGATTTGGACGCGCTAGCCTTTAAAACCATGCGCGTGCCTTTTGGCGTGTACGAACAGCGCGAGGCAGACACGTACATGGTGCGCATCAAGCTTCCTGGCGGGAAAATCACCCCCGCGCAGTTGCGCCAAGTGGCCCTCCTTGCCAAAGAATACGCCCACGAGCACTTGCACATCACCACGCGCGGCGGCGTGCAGTTGCACAATGTGAACATCACCTCCATCATCGACATCATGAGTGCCTTGCACGAAGTGGGGCTCACCGGACGTGGCGGCGGGGGAAACACGGTGCGCAACATCACCGCTGACCCGTTGGCGGGCATCGCGCAGGATGAAGCCTTTGACCTTTCTTTACATGTAAAGGCCCTGAGCGAAAAAATCCTCGCTTCCACGGACTCGTACAACTTGCCCCGAAAGTACAAAATCGCCTTTAGCAGTTCTGAGGCTGACCGCGCGCACGCGACCATCAGTGACGTGGGCTTCATCGCCAAAGTCAAAGACGGACAGTGCGGGTTTGCGCTCTATGTGGCGGGTGGCATGGGAGCCAAATCTCGCCTTGGGAGTTTGTTTGCGGAGTTCATCCCTGAAAAGGAAATCCACCTCTACACCCAAGCCATCAAGCAAGTGTTTGACCGCCATGGCAACCGCAAAAACAAACACGCCGCACGCTTGCGCTTTTTGATTGAAGAGTTGGGCGAAGAGTCCTTCCGTGCCCATGTGGAAGAAGAATTAGCCAACGTCAAAGCTAAGGGAGGGTGGGAAATCGACCTCGTTTCTTCGCCTTCTGTGCCTGAAAAACTCATCCCATTTACGCCTCCAGCTTCCCATGAAGCGTGGTGGAATCGCTATGTCTTTTCCCAAAAACAAGCAGGACTTTTTGGCTGTAAAGTGCCTATTTATTTGGGAGACATTCACTTTGAACATGCGCTCAAATTTGCCGATGCCCTCGAAGCAATAGGTGAAGATGTGGTGCGTTTTAACAGCGACCAAAACCTCTACGTGCGCAACCTCACCCCCGAACAATTGCTAAACCTGCACGAGGTTATCACCTTGCTCTCTCCTGATTCCAAACTGCCCACCCTTTTTGGGGACATGGTGGCGTGTACGGGCGCGGCGACGTGCCAGCTTGGCATCGCTAGACCCAGAGGCGCGGTAGAAGCTATCCATGAAAGACTTGCGGGAGTGCAAGAACGTTATGGTGAGCTTGATGGGTTTAAAATCCACCTCTCAGGGTGCCCCAATAGCTGTGGTAAACACCTTGTGGCAGACCTTGGGTTTTTTGGAAAAGTGGCGCGCAACGAAGGCTACTCGTACCCTGCCTACAACGTGGTCGCGGGTGGAAGCATCACAGGACTTGGCAGTGCGTTTGCCATCAAGTGCGGCAGTGTCGCGGCCTTTTTTGTGCCTGCGTTTGTGGAAGCTGTGCTAGAAGAGTGGCGCAAACACGTGAAGCAACACGCGAGTTTTCATGCGTGGGTGACCCAAGCAGGTGGCGCAAAAATACTCGAAACCATTCTAGAGCAGTTTCAAGAAGTGCCTTCTTTTAAAAAAGACAAAAATCCCTACTTCGATTACAACTGTGAAGAACTCTTTTCTCTCAAAGGACGAGGCACGGGTGAGTGTAGTGCGGGAATGTACGACTTGATTGAGTCGGATAAAAAAGCCTTGCAAACGGCACTTAAAGAGGGCAGTACTGATTACAAAAACATCCGCTTTTTGAGTGCGCGCATGTTGCTCGTGACGCGCGGGGAAGACGCTAGAGACGAAGTGCGCGCCTTGGAACTTTTTAAAAAACACTTTATAGAGACGACCTTGTTAAACGCCTATTTTGGCACTTTGCTAGAGGGCGAAGCGGATGAACGCGCGGTGGAACTGGCCGAAGAAGTGCTCAAACTCTACGAACGCATGGATCACACATTTCATTTTGCGGGGGCAAAAACAGCCCAAGCACCTAATGTAGCCGAAGCACCCAAAGCGGCTTTTAGCGCTGTGTTGGAGAAAGATTACCGAGGCGTGGCGTGCCCCATGAACTTTGTCAAAACCAAAAATGACCTTTCTAAAATGCAAAAAGGAGAGGTGTTGGAAATCTTACTAGACGATGGCGCGCCCATCGACAATGTGCCCCGTTCTGTCCAAAGCGAAGGCCACAAGGTGGAAATCTTGGGTAAAGAAGGTGAGGCATGGCGCGTACGCATCATCAAAGCTTAG
- a CDS encoding Mov34/MPN/PAD-1 family protein, whose product MIIFPKAAFEAIQTHAQRDLPNEACGYLVGKTGEVVYALPMTNVDASPEHYTFDPQEQFNAYNRVKAEGLTLMGVYHSHPNTPARPSQEDIKLAYDPNVSYVIVSLAGEKPDVKSFRIVKGEVTPETIKVVP is encoded by the coding sequence ATGATTATTTTCCCTAAAGCGGCCTTTGAAGCCATCCAAACCCACGCCCAGCGGGATTTGCCCAACGAAGCGTGCGGGTATTTGGTAGGAAAAACGGGCGAAGTGGTGTACGCGCTTCCCATGACCAATGTGGACGCCAGCCCTGAGCATTACACCTTCGACCCTCAAGAACAATTTAATGCGTACAACCGCGTGAAGGCTGAGGGGTTAACGCTTATGGGTGTGTACCATTCCCACCCAAACACGCCTGCGCGTCCCTCACAAGAGGACATTAAACTTGCCTATGACCCGAATGTGAGTTATGTCATTGTCTCCCTTGCGGGGGAAAAACCCGATGTGAAATCCTTTCGCATCGTCAAAGGGGAGGTTACTCCCGAAACGATAAAGGTAGTACCATGA
- the thiS gene encoding sulfur carrier protein ThiS — protein sequence MNVIINEETKTVPEGLTLVELLKVENVEMPETVSVQINGVFIRQDAYASTLIQENDTIHFLYFMGGGA from the coding sequence ATGAACGTGATTATCAATGAAGAAACAAAAACGGTTCCCGAGGGGTTAACCCTTGTTGAGCTTTTAAAGGTGGAAAACGTGGAGATGCCTGAGACGGTTTCTGTGCAGATTAATGGCGTATTTATTCGTCAAGATGCCTACGCTTCCACCTTGATACAAGAAAATGATACCATTCACTTTTTATACTTCATGGGAGGGGGCGCATGA
- the cysN gene encoding sulfate adenylyltransferase subunit CysN, which yields MHTPQIQSDILGYLKTHENKAMLRFITCGSVDDGKSTLIGRLLHDTKMIFEDQLEAITKESKKVGTTGERVDLALLVDGLQSEREQGITIDVAYRYFTTDKRKFIIADTPGHEQYTRNMATGASTADAAIILIDARHGIQTQTRRHSYITRLLGITHTIVAINKMDLVGYAQEVFERIKAEYLHFAGEIGIKDVVFIPLSALEGDNVASKSPAMPWYEGESLLETLETVPEAQEAEAPFRFPVQWVNRPHLNFRGFSGSVASGTVRVGDSVRVLPSNQTSKIASIVTYDGEQESANAPMAVTLTLEDEIDVSRGDVFVHAHDVPDVCAAFEATLVWMSDAPLRLGMPYALKMNAKTVDGFVEEVLFRKDVNTQEEHPAQTLGLNDIGKAKVVLSSSVLCDTYEANRNTGRFILIERYTNKTVGVGMIVGKAKEAKQAHAVSEFEKDLNLFVRKHFPHWEAKDVSVREDFTI from the coding sequence ATGCACACACCACAGATACAGAGCGATATTTTGGGGTACTTAAAAACCCACGAGAACAAGGCGATGTTGCGTTTCATCACCTGCGGGAGCGTGGATGATGGCAAAAGCACGCTCATTGGGCGGTTGTTGCACGATACGAAGATGATTTTTGAAGACCAGTTAGAGGCCATCACTAAAGAGAGTAAAAAAGTGGGCACCACAGGCGAGCGGGTGGATTTGGCGCTTCTTGTGGATGGGCTTCAAAGCGAGCGCGAACAGGGCATTACCATCGACGTGGCATACCGTTACTTTACGACCGATAAGCGCAAATTTATCATCGCCGATACGCCTGGTCATGAGCAATACACGCGCAACATGGCCACGGGTGCTAGCACCGCCGACGCGGCGATTATCCTCATCGACGCGCGGCACGGCATCCAAACCCAAACGCGGCGCCACTCCTACATCACGCGCTTACTTGGCATCACCCACACCATCGTGGCTATCAATAAGATGGACTTGGTGGGGTACGCGCAAGAGGTATTTGAGCGCATTAAAGCGGAGTATTTGCACTTTGCGGGAGAGATTGGCATCAAAGATGTGGTGTTCATCCCCTTAAGTGCCCTTGAGGGGGACAATGTGGCCTCCAAAAGCCCTGCCATGCCATGGTACGAGGGAGAGAGCTTGCTTGAAACCCTGGAAACCGTCCCCGAAGCACAAGAAGCCGAAGCGCCGTTTCGTTTTCCTGTGCAGTGGGTGAATCGCCCCCATTTGAACTTTCGGGGCTTTAGCGGTTCGGTAGCCAGTGGCACAGTGCGCGTGGGAGACTCCGTGCGCGTGTTGCCCTCAAACCAAACCTCTAAAATCGCTTCTATCGTGACCTATGATGGGGAGCAAGAGAGTGCCAATGCGCCCATGGCGGTGACGTTGACACTAGAAGATGAAATCGATGTGAGTCGGGGCGATGTGTTTGTGCATGCCCACGACGTGCCAGATGTGTGTGCGGCATTTGAAGCGACTTTGGTGTGGATGAGCGACGCGCCCTTGCGCCTTGGGATGCCCTATGCGCTTAAGATGAACGCTAAAACGGTGGATGGGTTTGTGGAAGAGGTGCTCTTTCGCAAAGACGTCAACACCCAAGAAGAACACCCCGCCCAAACTTTGGGACTCAATGACATCGGCAAGGCAAAAGTGGTGCTCTCCTCCAGTGTGTTGTGCGACACTTATGAAGCCAACCGCAACACGGGACGGTTCATTCTCATCGAGCGTTACACCAATAAAACGGTGGGTGTGGGGATGATTGTGGGCAAAGCCAAAGAGGCCAAACAAGCCCATGCGGTGAGTGAGTTTGAAAAAGATTTAAACCTTTTTGTGCGCAAACATTTCCCCCACTGGGAAGCCAAAGACGTGAGCGTGCGTGAAGACTTTACGATATAG
- the cysD gene encoding sulfate adenylyltransferase subunit CysD → MEKHRLSHLKKLEAESIHIMREVVGEFDNPAMLYSIGKDSSVMLHLALKAFYPSKPPFPLLHVDTTWKFKEMISFRDTRIKELGLELLVHVNQEGVRQGVGPFSHGSKIHTDIMKTEGLKQALNQYKFDAVFGGARRDEEKSRAKERIFSFRDAFHRWDPKNQRPELWNLYNARVNQGESMRIFPLSNWTELDIWQYIFLENIPIVPLYFAKKRPIIERDGMKIMVDDDRVPLREGELVRYESVRFRTLGCYPLTGAVSSTADTLPDIIQEMLLTKTSERQGRLIDADQSGSMEKKKQEGYF, encoded by the coding sequence ATGGAAAAACATCGGTTAAGTCACCTGAAAAAACTCGAAGCCGAGTCTATTCACATCATGCGCGAAGTGGTGGGGGAGTTTGATAATCCCGCCATGTTGTATAGCATTGGCAAAGACAGTTCGGTGATGTTGCACTTGGCGCTAAAGGCCTTTTACCCTTCAAAACCGCCTTTTCCACTCTTACATGTAGACACCACATGGAAGTTTAAAGAGATGATTTCCTTTCGGGATACGCGCATCAAAGAGCTTGGATTGGAACTGTTGGTACACGTCAACCAAGAGGGTGTACGCCAAGGGGTTGGGCCCTTTAGTCACGGGAGCAAAATCCACACAGACATCATGAAAACCGAAGGACTCAAACAAGCGTTAAACCAGTACAAATTTGACGCGGTCTTTGGTGGGGCGCGCCGCGATGAAGAAAAAAGCCGTGCCAAAGAGCGCATTTTTTCCTTTCGGGACGCCTTTCACCGTTGGGACCCTAAAAATCAACGCCCTGAATTGTGGAACCTCTACAACGCGCGGGTCAACCAAGGGGAAAGCATGCGGATTTTCCCTCTTTCTAACTGGACGGAGCTTGATATTTGGCAATATATTTTTCTGGAAAATATCCCCATCGTGCCTTTGTATTTTGCGAAAAAACGGCCCATCATCGAGCGTGATGGCATGAAAATCATGGTGGATGACGACCGCGTGCCTTTGCGTGAGGGCGAATTGGTACGGTATGAGAGCGTGCGGTTTCGCACCCTTGGGTGTTACCCACTCACGGGCGCAGTAAGTTCAACGGCAGACACTTTGCCAGACATCATCCAAGAGATGCTGCTGACTAAAACCAGCGAACGCCAAGGCAGGCTCATCGACGCAGATCAGTCGGGGTCGATGGAAAAAAAGAAACAAGAGGGGTATTTTTAA
- a CDS encoding HD domain-containing protein produces the protein MPTREEAFALLSAYNGDALVTHGLAVEAAMRHFATLFGEDPEYWGMVGLLHDLDYEQFPEQHCYKTQEILREKGYEEAFIRAVMSHGWGLCTDVEPLSKLEKTLYGVDELTGLVIACALVRPSRSLQDLEVKSVKKKFKQASFAAGANREVIQKGAAMLDMELDMLIHEVIVALRPIEARLGLGQPSYM, from the coding sequence ATGCCCACTCGCGAGGAAGCATTTGCCTTACTTTCTGCTTACAATGGGGACGCGCTTGTCACCCACGGTTTGGCTGTTGAAGCGGCTATGCGCCACTTTGCTACACTGTTTGGCGAAGACCCCGAGTACTGGGGAATGGTAGGATTGTTGCATGACTTGGATTATGAGCAATTTCCCGAGCAGCACTGCTACAAAACCCAAGAAATCTTGCGAGAAAAGGGGTATGAGGAGGCGTTTATTCGCGCTGTCATGTCCCACGGTTGGGGCCTTTGCACCGACGTTGAGCCGTTAAGCAAACTGGAAAAAACCCTTTACGGGGTAGATGAGCTTACAGGCCTTGTCATTGCCTGTGCCCTTGTGCGTCCCTCCCGCTCGTTGCAAGATTTGGAAGTCAAATCTGTAAAGAAAAAGTTCAAACAAGCCTCTTTTGCCGCAGGGGCCAACCGTGAGGTTATCCAAAAAGGTGCGGCCATGCTTGACATGGAACTTGATATGCTGATTCACGAAGTGATTGTGGCCTTACGGCCGATTGAGGCACGTTTGGGCCTTGGTCAACCATCTTACATGTAA
- a CDS encoding aminotransferase class I/II-fold pyridoxal phosphate-dependent enzyme: protein MKFATKALRLGAHDAHGAMRFPIYQSAAFEAKDAAALEAVFKGQSANHAYTRSTNPTTQEFEARVRGLSGAFGVVATASGMGAISNVLLGLLKTGDNFIATNHLFGNTISLFNTLFEDMGIEVRYVEHASEVEAHIDANTRLFFCEALSNPQLSIVDFEALNPVLKAHNIPLVVDTTMTPWNIFDAKAHGVDVEVVSATKFISGGGHVLGGLVLEYGTFDWAKAPNLANFYAKFGPNAFIAKLRKETYRNLGACLSPQSAYLLALGLETLDLRVKRSCESALRLAQTLEKKGLKVHYPLLESSPYCDLATKTFSQGGALLSLDMGSKEAAYALMDSFKIFKRGTNIQDNKSLAIAPYHTIYAEFSHDQKSAWGVGEGLIRLSIGLEDPEDLETDFTEIL, encoded by the coding sequence ATGAAATTTGCCACCAAGGCCCTACGTTTGGGTGCTCATGATGCCCACGGCGCGATGCGCTTTCCGATTTACCAAAGTGCGGCCTTTGAAGCCAAAGATGCCGCGGCCCTTGAAGCGGTGTTTAAAGGGCAATCCGCCAACCACGCCTACACGCGCTCCACAAACCCTACGACCCAAGAGTTTGAGGCAAGGGTGCGCGGGCTTAGCGGGGCCTTTGGGGTAGTGGCGACGGCTTCGGGCATGGGAGCGATTTCCAATGTGCTGTTGGGATTGTTGAAAACGGGCGATAATTTTATCGCCACTAATCACCTTTTTGGCAATACCATTTCGCTCTTTAATACGCTCTTTGAAGACATGGGCATTGAGGTGCGTTACGTGGAACATGCAAGCGAGGTGGAAGCGCACATCGACGCGAATACGCGGCTCTTTTTTTGCGAAGCTTTGAGTAACCCACAGCTTAGCATTGTGGATTTTGAAGCACTTAACCCCGTGTTGAAGGCTCACAATATCCCCCTCGTGGTGGACACCACTATGACGCCTTGGAACATCTTTGACGCGAAGGCGCACGGGGTGGATGTGGAAGTGGTTTCGGCCACCAAGTTTATCAGCGGTGGCGGGCATGTGCTTGGGGGTTTGGTGCTTGAATACGGTACTTTTGATTGGGCGAAGGCCCCTAATCTAGCGAATTTTTACGCCAAATTTGGCCCCAATGCGTTCATCGCCAAGCTACGCAAAGAGACTTACCGCAACCTTGGTGCGTGTCTCTCACCCCAAAGTGCGTACTTGTTGGCCCTTGGGCTTGAGACCTTAGACTTGCGCGTGAAGCGCAGTTGCGAGAGTGCGCTGAGGTTAGCGCAAACCCTTGAAAAAAAGGGGTTAAAGGTGCACTATCCTTTGCTTGAAAGCTCGCCTTATTGTGACCTTGCGACCAAGACTTTTAGTCAAGGTGGAGCGCTTTTGAGCCTTGATATGGGCAGTAAAGAAGCCGCGTATGCCCTTATGGATAGCTTTAAGATTTTTAAACGCGGCACGAACATTCAGGATAATAAATCGTTGGCCATTGCGCCATATCATACCATCTATGCGGAGTTTTCCCACGACCAAAAGAGCGCGTGGGGTGTCGGCGAGGGGCTAATCCGCCTCTCCATCGGCCTTGAAGACCCTGAGGATTTGGAAACAGATTTTACGGAGATATTATGA
- the cobA gene encoding uroporphyrinogen-III C-methyltransferase, translating to MARTHHQSLACLSVALTPKKTLLIGAGKIAAQKARAMDKVGFAYEVMAQEICDAFFADKPVVVMPFDPLHVKGFEVVIDATGNPEVAKELVALKQAHGFLLNVVDVPPLCDFYFSALCVRGALQVAVSSTGASPSLAQEVRDKVERLLPRTLDPLLERLKHARSVENAPPQTLRAIAKSGVGKVFLIGCGPGSVDNLTVGALRAFGLLDVALIDALVSPEIEALLPLACKKVDVSKQKGFHTKTQEEINAMLVAYAKEGLCVGRLKGGDPFIFGRLHEEKAVLAEEGIAYEVINGVSSALAACNAAGVVPTLRRVSTGMTIVSAHLRESRFNDDWVEILNKPAHTVVVLMAQSFASQIKASLLRAGISPVLPALFVSNIDREGECVIAGCVEDLDKMSALAPRPAVLILGESVGDAYRMTDDPLRSFAHSRFAILGKPPRVLGQHSS from the coding sequence ATGGCGCGTACGCATCATCAAAGCTTAGCGTGCCTAAGCGTCGCGCTCACGCCTAAGAAAACCTTGCTTATCGGGGCGGGGAAAATCGCCGCCCAAAAAGCGCGAGCCATGGACAAGGTGGGCTTTGCGTACGAAGTCATGGCCCAAGAGATTTGCGACGCTTTTTTTGCCGACAAACCCGTGGTTGTGATGCCTTTTGACCCTTTACATGTAAAGGGTTTTGAAGTGGTAATCGACGCGACGGGCAACCCTGAAGTGGCTAAGGAATTGGTCGCATTGAAGCAAGCCCACGGGTTTTTACTCAACGTCGTGGACGTGCCGCCGCTGTGTGATTTTTACTTTAGTGCGCTGTGCGTGCGGGGCGCGTTGCAAGTGGCGGTGAGTAGCACAGGCGCGTCACCTTCCCTTGCCCAAGAGGTGCGCGACAAGGTGGAGCGTTTGTTGCCCCGTACCCTTGACCCGCTGTTAGAACGCCTCAAACACGCGCGAAGCGTGGAAAATGCCCCGCCTCAAACCTTGCGTGCCATCGCCAAAAGCGGCGTGGGCAAGGTGTTTTTGATAGGATGCGGGCCAGGAAGCGTGGACAACCTCACGGTGGGCGCGTTGAGGGCTTTTGGGCTCTTGGATGTGGCACTCATCGACGCGTTGGTTTCGCCTGAAATTGAGGCGTTATTGCCCCTTGCATGTAAGAAGGTGGACGTGAGCAAACAAAAAGGCTTTCACACCAAAACCCAAGAGGAGATCAACGCCATGCTCGTAGCGTACGCCAAAGAAGGGCTGTGTGTGGGACGGCTTAAAGGGGGCGACCCGTTTATCTTTGGGCGACTGCACGAAGAAAAGGCCGTCTTGGCGGAAGAGGGCATCGCCTATGAGGTCATCAACGGCGTGAGTTCGGCACTTGCTGCGTGTAATGCTGCTGGCGTAGTGCCGACCCTGCGCCGCGTGTCAACGGGCATGACTATCGTCTCGGCGCACTTGCGGGAGAGTCGGTTTAACGATGATTGGGTGGAGATTTTAAACAAACCTGCCCACACGGTCGTGGTGCTCATGGCGCAAAGTTTTGCAAGCCAGATTAAGGCTTCGCTGTTGCGCGCGGGGATTTCCCCTGTGTTGCCCGCTCTTTTTGTCTCAAACATTGACCGTGAAGGCGAGTGCGTCATAGCCGGTTGTGTGGAAGATTTAGATAAAATGAGCGCTTTGGCACCCCGTCCTGCTGTGTTGATTTTGGGAGAAAGCGTGGGCGATGCGTATCGCATGACTGATGACCCCTTAAGGTCATTCGCTCATTCTCGGTTTGCCATCCTTGGCAAACCTCCGAGGGTTCTCGGCCAGCACTCTTCCTGA
- a CDS encoding DUF2061 domain-containing protein — protein sequence MEQHKRSIAKAISWRATGTLDTILISWLVTGSATAAVSIGVFELVTKTFLYYGHERVWNRISFGKAKPEAEYHI from the coding sequence ATGGAGCAGCACAAACGTAGTATCGCCAAAGCCATCTCATGGCGCGCCACAGGCACGCTAGATACCATTCTTATCAGTTGGCTTGTTACAGGAAGTGCGACAGCAGCGGTGTCTATCGGGGTTTTTGAATTAGTAACCAAAACCTTTTTGTACTACGGCCATGAGCGGGTGTGGAATCGCATCAGTTTTGGCAAGGCCAAGCCCGAAGCCGAATACCACATCTAA
- a CDS encoding HesA/MoeB/ThiF family protein, with the protein MRAFSDEELERYSRHILLQDVGIEGQEKIMDASVLIIGAGGLGSPIALYLAAAGVGRIGLVDGDVVDLSNLQRQVIHTTAEIGTPKVLSAKRKIEAINPHVHVETYQRMVDASNIVELVSKYDFIIDGTDNFSAKFLINDACVLAKKPYSHGGILRFGGQTMTIAPHESACYACVFDAPPPANAVPTCSSAGILGAVAGMLGTIQATEALKYITGVGELLHNKLLSFDAKTMQFRTINLAKNPACRVCGGTGITHVRDYEAVVCEMKR; encoded by the coding sequence ATGAGAGCGTTTAGTGATGAGGAACTAGAGCGGTATTCGCGGCATATCTTGCTTCAAGATGTGGGCATCGAAGGGCAAGAGAAGATTATGGACGCAAGCGTGCTCATCATCGGTGCGGGTGGTCTTGGTTCGCCTATTGCCCTGTATTTGGCGGCTGCGGGGGTTGGGCGCATCGGTCTTGTAGATGGAGATGTGGTGGATTTAAGCAACTTGCAACGCCAAGTCATCCACACCACTGCGGAGATTGGCACCCCTAAAGTCCTTTCAGCAAAGCGTAAAATCGAGGCCATTAATCCCCATGTACATGTAGAAACGTACCAGAGGATGGTGGATGCATCAAACATCGTGGAGCTGGTGAGCAAATACGATTTTATCATCGATGGGACGGATAATTTTTCCGCCAAATTTCTCATCAACGACGCGTGTGTATTGGCTAAAAAACCCTACTCTCACGGGGGGATTTTGCGCTTTGGGGGTCAGACCATGACCATCGCGCCCCATGAAAGTGCGTGCTATGCGTGTGTGTTTGACGCCCCTCCACCTGCAAACGCCGTGCCCACGTGTTCGAGTGCGGGGATTTTGGGCGCCGTAGCGGGGATGTTAGGCACCATTCAAGCCACCGAAGCGCTCAAATACATCACAGGCGTGGGCGAATTGTTGCACAACAAGTTGCTCAGTTTTGATGCGAAAACCATGCAGTTTCGCACCATTAACCTTGCCAAAAACCCCGCGTGCCGCGTGTGCGGCGGGACGGGCATCACCCATGTGCGCGACTACGAAGCCGTGGTCTGCGAGATGAAGCGATGA